In Nomia melanderi isolate GNS246 chromosome 5, iyNomMela1, whole genome shotgun sequence, a single genomic region encodes these proteins:
- the LOC116424569 gene encoding TIP41-like protein, which yields MTAIKVHGGIDILRLPVNQEEHVFPPWHIKYTKSHILHSKCSKSENGCNGKDDACQFCVFSRTLELPHMPDMVFPNNILTLKHQDGAYLQFNALDALKTVSNGKINIKLACADAWQESRSETSEYLEEKIKPFDWTFTTTYSGTRSNFILEETNERIDMDKLRRKDIILFYHDLTLFEDELHDNGIAVCSVKIRVMPSSFFILLRYFLRIDNVLIRINDTRIYHEFGQDYLLQEYTTREAKVAELRVPPYLFTEPSEIAPHLPLTGCQYHKLIILSNKATSSTNNELTNETVADADAVSTSVNETDNSVT from the exons ATGACAGCAATTAAAGTTCATGGAGGAATTGATATCTTAAGACTTCCCGTTAATCAAGAAGAACACGTCTTCCCACCATGGCATATCAAATATACAAAGTCCCATATACTACACTCTAAATGCTCTAAAAGTGAAAATGGTTGCAATGGCAAAGATGATGCTTGCCAATTTTGCGT TTTCAGTCGTACCTTAGAACTGCCACATATGCCAGACATGGTATTTCCAAAcaatatattaactttaaaacaTCAAGATGGGGCATACTTGCAATTCAACGCTTTGGATGCACTAAAAACTGTTTCtaatggaaaaattaatattaaactcgcTTGTGCAGATGCTTGGCAAGAATCAAG ATCGGAGACCAGTGAATATTTAGAAGAGAAAATAAAGCCATTTGATTGGACCTTTACAACCACTTACAGTGGTACTAGATCTAATTTTATACTTGAAGAAACAAATGAACGAATCGATATGGATAAATTAAGGAGAAAAGATATAATCTTGTTTTATCATGACCTTACATTATTTGAGGATGAACTTCACGATAATGGAATAGCAGTTTGTTCTGTGAAAATT cGTGTTATGCCTAGCAGCTTCTTTATTTTGTTGAGATACTTTTTGAGAATTGATAATGTACTAATAAGAATAAATGATACTCGCATTTATCATGAATTCGGTCAAGACTATTTATTACAAGAATATACAACAAGAGAAGCCAAGGTTGCAGAATTGCGt GTTCCGCCATACCTCTTCACTGAACCAAGTGAAATAGCACCACATTTACCCTTGACTGGGTGCCAGTATcataaactaataatactttcaaataaaGCTACATCAAGTACAAATAATGAATTGACTAATGAAACAGTAGCAGATGCTGATGCTGTTAGTACTAGTGTAAATGAAACAGATAATTCTGTAACTTAA
- the LOC116424572 gene encoding uncharacterized protein LOC116424572: MCTPGTSGMSDTSETSETSETTESSDIIHWTKLPKEISPDFVSIPGDYDYPFYLSEKEEWVHFRNRKHYKGKVTIVSEPFLIMELNRFVPYVKGKYVNFHPLNMPYVSIGKIQILGFVIATFEDVRSYMYKVDDGTGVIIIVYNKKHLLEESIEKQKIDSRYRNYARLMNLPGIKGEKCPERFPNPRPQFKYPPGTSLRDMAILENKWAMETKNGLLGSRIKCCQYLHAIGYCRLDFNFHERPQKEITLKHLYTAKLQFLATKVNRISEQEYNSKMYLWLTTVVQRRYDEHPDKPEKNKVS, from the exons atgtgtaCGCCGGGAACGTCAGGAATGTCAGACACGTCAGAAACGTCAGAAACGTCGGAAACGACAGAATCGTCAGACATAATACACTGGACAAAGTTGCCAAAGGAAATTAGTCCAGATTTCGTTTCGATCCCTGGAGATTATGACTATCCATTCTACCTTTCTGAAAAAGAAGAATGGGTCCATTTCAGAAATCGCAAACATTACAAAG GTAAAGTAACGATCGTCTCTGAGCCTTTCTTAATAATGGAATTGAACAGATTTGTGCCTTACGTGAAGGGAAAATATGTGAATTTTCATCCTTTGAACATGCCGTACGTTTCAATAGGGAAAATTCAAATCTTGGGATTTGTGATTGCTACCTTCGAAGATGTTAGATCTTATATGTATAAGG TTGATGATGGGACAggggttattattattgtttataacaagaaacatttattggaagaaagtatagagaaacaaaaaattgattCACGGTATCGTAATTACGCAAGGCTGATGAATTTACCAGGTATAAAAGGTGAAAAGTGTCCAGAACGTTTTCCTAATCCTCGTCCACAGTTTAAATATCCTCCAGGTACAAGTTTACGCGATATGGCA ATCTTGGAGAATAAGTGGGCAATGGAGACCAAGAATGGTTTACTCGGTAGCAGAATAAAATGTTGTCAATATTTGCATGCAATAGGCTATTGTAGGCTTGATTTCAACTTTCATGAGAGACCTCAGAAAGAAATCactttgaaacatttatatactgCCAAGTTACAATTTTTAGCAACCAAAGTAAATCGCATAAGTGAACAAGAATATAATTCAAAGATGTATTTATGGTTGACCACTGTTGTACAAAGAAGATACGACGAACACCCAGATAAACCAGAGAAAAATAAggtatcttaa